The genomic segment CTATACTGTTCTGAACTGGACCTCTGTGGCTGCAGCATCTTTAGTGAGGTCATAGTAAGAGAGACTCCTAAACTGTTCTGAACTGGATCCTCTTGTGCTGCAGCATCTTTAGTGAGGTCACAGTAACATAGGGACTCCTATAGCATTCTGTCTGTGGGGAAACTAAGTTTGCTCTAAAAAAGTTGACGGTCACTCAAACCATTTTGTACAATCACAAAATAATATCAATAAACAGTTTTCAATTTAGAAATGGAGTGAAAATATTCACGTGCAGTCTAAACAACCATCTACAGAAAAAGTCCAAGTCACGTTTAAGAAAGGAGAGTCCAGCATTAGATCCCATGAGTAAAAAAGAGTCCCGCATTAGATCCCATGAGTAAAAAAAGAGAGCCAGCATTAGATCCGTGTATGAGGTGGATACGGAGTCTGAATTGCTTCCTGCAGGCCTTTCAAAACTGTGAATaagtcccaaatgcaccctattccctatttagtgcactacattggaccagagccttatggaccCAGGTAAAacgtgcactataaaagggagtagggtgccatttttgaCGCAGTCAGTGAAACCACAAACATTAGAAACCCCACGAGGAAAAGAAAAACAGCCATATGTCAAGAAATGCACAACGTGTCCATTGGAACAGTCCATCCCACTGAACTCATTTGACTAGTGACTGTTTAAGGTTTGGTCACTGTCTTTCTCCACCAGATATCTGTGCAGATTaaaggagacaaagagaggaagccactttatgACTATTGAGATGCAGTATTTTGTCCTTGCCCCTCTTCTTCTTTGTATAATAGTGGACTCGTAGTTTGTCGTGCGTGCTGCTGCCCTTAGGCGACGTTTTGAGAAGGACTACTGGCTCCTGCATACTGCTACCACTAGGGCCTCTTCTGGGGCCACCAGGGCCGGAGCCCCTCCTCTCCATACCCCTCCTGGTCCTGCCTAGTAGTGGAGTGGAGGAGTCTGGGTAGATGACCAGGAAGGTGGAGGTGAGAAGCCCAGGAAGGAGCCTCCAGAGGCCATCATTGGGATGACCCGCACGCTGCCCACCACGTCCACCACCGTGCTCAGCGCAGAGCCCACCAGGATCTGGCAATGTACACCTGGCACGACAGTATGGCACAGTCGATGCCGAAGCCTCGTCGCGACTTCCCCGGACTGTGGTGGATGTACTGCGGtaaagacagagggacagagggacagagggacacacacacacaccacacacacacacaccacaccacacacaccacacaccacaccacacacacacacacacacacaccacacacacacacacacacacacacacacacacacacacacacacacacacacacacacacacacacacacacacaggtctctcCACAACATCTGATTGGTGAGTGGGAGTTGATGGGAATAGATGAAGCATAAATAACCAGCTCCTGTTTAGAAGCCTCCATGTCAAACACGATACTTATGATTGGATGGTCATCGGACAGTTATATTTGCTCTGCCCCTGGACACACCCCTATGGCAAAGTATTTGAGTATTTACTAATGGAAATCAAGGCGGATAGGTCTGCTACAGTACGTAGGATAGTATCTGGCTCCTTCTCTGTCCTGCTATTGGTGGGGACGAAGCCGATAGACGAATCGACCGACTGGAGGACAGACAAACATCCGAACAGAGAAACAGTGACGCAGAAAGACAGACGCACAGACGGACAGACCGAACGACCATCCGACACACTGATAGACAGACAAATCTTCACAATTGACTGACCGACTGAAGACAGATAGGCCTCACTAGTGTCATGTCTCCTGCTGAGAGGCTGAGTGTGCTCCTCTTCCTAGCTGGGTTCTTCGGGGGCTTGGGGGCCCTGTCCCTGATATTCTCCTTTGGAACAGACTACTGGTTGCTGGCCTTGGAGACCTGTGGCCCTGGGGGGCATCAGAGACCTGGGAGACTGGGGTCCTCAGACCTGGGGAGGGGGAGATAGGGGATCAGGACACTGTGACATACTTCCACCAGGGCTTCTTCTGGAGGTGCTCCTTcagtgtgaggagagaggagaacatggtGTGGTACTTCTGGATCAGTAAGTAGGAGAGTTCTTTTCACTTATTTATGAAATAGAAATACTGTAgcacacaatacattcattgatGAATGACAAGAATGACCGGAACTGTAGTATAATGAACTAAAAAAATACAACGTCAATTTTTTTCCAAAGCCAATCAACCACACCAAAAGGTCTGTGTGCCTGCCTACCTCTTCCCATTTTATGCTTCTGAGCAAAGCACGGGTTACCAGGCACCTGACGATGCCGTCTACAGGGCCTTCTGGAGCATCTTCCTTCTAGTGGGCGTGGTCACTGTTATGATTGGTGAGTTTGTCATCATCTGTGCCTCTCCATTGGCCAGTCACAGGCTCTACAAAGTAGGCGGGGCACTCTTGCTCACTGGAGGCGAGTTATCGGttgtgttcctctgctcagacTATGCTGACGCATGCCAaatcttacaatgcctggataggtattttttacatatcagctaaccacatcatatgttatagaaATCTGGTGCCAGACGGCATAGTCGATGATGTAGCGTGTaaacattggttgatgcatgcatcGTCTGATCAGAGCAGGGGAACACGACCATCATGAGTTACTAGCCATGGTTGGGTCCACTCAACTTTACATGAAGCTCAAAGTTCAATGTggagcagtggcgattttagcatctattttatgcatgccagcaaacccacaacacaacacaacactaaacaatacattaattacactataacggtgacaaacggtgcccacacagggtgcctacataaagctgtcccaacagcagagtcccaacagcagtcccaagaccttaccactgctacacctggctatcagYGGAGCCTTGTATGGCaacaaaacagttaattcagcctcatttactgtcttTTAAAAAACcttagctgatatggctgacttgcttaaacaaatgtggcttctactgacaattgagatgtacaaactatggcataaggggatatgaggcaatccgtaattttgattaagac from the Salvelinus sp. IW2-2015 unplaced genomic scaffold, ASM291031v2 Un_scaffold4011, whole genome shotgun sequence genome contains:
- the LOC112076769 gene encoding transmembrane protein 182-like, with the translated sequence MTRTLPTTSTTVLSAEPTRICWVLRGLGGPVPDILLWNRLLVAGLGDLWPWGASETWETGVLRPGEGEIGDQDTVTYFHQGFFWRCSFSVRREENMVWYFWITNQPHQKVCVPAYLFPFYASEQSTGYQAPDDAVYRAFWSIFLLVGVVTVMIGEFVIICASPLASHRLYKVGGALLLTGGLCLLVVIMMYVVWTQVLDTLEDYAAQQQHSSQCPTVYHLSVQYGLSFLFAPVSVFFFLLAALLFTHHKVPM